The genomic stretch AAATTAGCTAAATCAGCAGAAACACCATCTATCGAACGTGGTGAAATAGTTTATAAGCAAACTTGTGCCAGCTGCCACGGTGCAGAAGGCCAAGGCTTGAAACAAGACGGCGTACAATCATTCCCGCCACTTTGGGGTAAAGACTCATTTAACTGGGGCGCTGGCATGCATCGCGTTAATACCGCCGCTTACTTTATCTATGAAAACATGCCGCTGGGTAAAAGCATCCAACTTAGCAATCAAGAAGCATGGGATGTCGCCGCATTTATGAATAGCCATGAACGTCCACAAGATCCACGCTTCACTGGTGACTTGAAAGCCAACCAAGAGCAATACCATAACCACCAAGGTTATTACGGCAAATCAGTAAACGGTAAAGTACTTGGCGAACATGCCTTTCCGGTTAAAGCGGTAGATTAGTCATCACGAAATAAATCCATCGTTAATTATCTAACCCAAGTCACTCGGCTTGGGTTTTTTCAATCTATAGCCCCCATCCCTATTTATTTTCCACACTTTGACAAATCATATCCCTTACCCACTTATGTCCGGGTTCATCATTATTACGCTCATGCCATAACAACACATACACCAATGACGAAAAATCGATTGGCAAAGGTAACTGTACCAAGTCATATAACTTCTGCGCATGGGATACGAAGCTCGAGGGTAATGTGAACACTAAATCACTGTGCGCACAGACACTCGCGGCACCGTAAAAATCCGGTAAAGTCGCACAAATATGGCGGTGCTGACCGGATTCAGCTAATTGATAATCCAATAACCACCAATCATTACCTTCACAGCGCACTTGCACATGCGACATACTTAAATAAGTGTCGACATCCCACACTCCAGCTTTAATACTCTCCAGCATAGGATGGTTACTGCGAACCAAACAGACTTGACTATCGGTCAGTAAACGTTGATGCGCTATGCCCTCAGGTAAATTATTCAAGCGAAAATCAGCCGTTGGGTGCAACTCCCTTGCGGTAATGCCAAAATCAATCTGTCCTTGCTGTAAGTCTAATAATGACTTTTCATTCCAGCCATAAATCTCTAGATTCAGTTTTGGCGCTTGCGATAAAATGGGGCCAATGTAATAAGGCAGTAACGTTTCATAGGCACTTTCCAACATCGCAAACGAAAACTGGCGATGACTTTTTTCAGGCATAAAACTCGGCGGTAAACTGATTTGATACAGGCCCTGCAATATCGTCGGTAATTGCAATTTTAACTGCAAAGCATGGGCGGTCGGTTTCAAACCATGGGCGGTACGTAAAAATAACGGATCACCTAAGGTATCGCGCAAACGATTAAGACTTTTACTTAACGCCGACTGACTCAAATGCAAACGGCTCGCGGCACGAGTAACACTTTCTTCTTCTAATAATATTTGTAATATCACCAACAAATTAAGATCTATTTTGGCAAGGTTGTCTAAATTCATAAGATATTCCTTAAAGGAAATTCAGTATTGAAATTATACCACTTCCATTCATACCATGCTTTACGTAAACTGCCCCGCATTAATCCATGCCTTTACTTGAGAATAACAATGCGCCGAAATATATTACCTATTTTGATGGCAATGGTGGTGTTAAGCCCCCTCGCGATCGATATCTACCTGCCTTCAATGCCGACGATGGCCACCGAGTTTCAGGTATCCTCAAGTGAAATCCAATCCACCTTAGTATTATTTTTATTTGCTATGGGTATTGGTCAGATATTAATTGGGCCACTAGCCGATCGATTTGGCCGCCGCCCTGTGGCGATTGCTGGTGTCGTCTTGTATTGCTTAAGCAGCCTACTTGCAGCTGGCGCCGCAGAGTTTCATTGGCTACAAATAGCACGTGTACTGCAAGGTATCGCTGCCTGTGCCACTTCAATTGTAGTATTTAGTGCGGTACGTGATAGCTTTGATTCTAAAGTCAGCGCACATTACTACAGTTACTTAAATGGCGTTATTTGTGTGATCCCTGCATTAGCACCAACTTTAGGTGGTCTATTAGCATTGCAGTTTGGTTGGCGTTCTACGTTTATTTTCATGGCAATATACGGTCTTATTATACTGTTATTAATCAGCAGAAAGTTACCGGAAACGCGTCCTGACAATACCGATACATCCGGTTCGCTTTATCACTGGGATCGCTTTAAACCAGTATTACACGATGCACACTTTATGTTTTATGCCATTGCTTGCATGGTCGGTATGGCTTCAATCTTAACGTACGTCTCGTATGCACCCGATTGGTTGATCCGCAATTTAGGCATCGCCGAGTTAGAGTTCAGTGGTTTGTTTGGCCTGAATGCCATCGTTAATATCGCCGCCTGTTTTGCTGCACCGTTAGTGATTAAACGCTTCGGTAATCGCCCTACCGTTATTATCGCGCTACTCGCTTTATTATCATCAGCTGCATTACAGTTGATGGTACAGCAATGGGGTCCAACCGCAGGCATGGCCGCAGCTTTTGCCTTCATGTTACCTATGATGCTGCTTTGCATTGGTTTCGCATTATTGCTTGGCCCTGCAACGAGCATGGCATTAGCCGCATTTGGCGAACGTGCAGGTACAGCGGCAGCAATGTTAGGTTGTATCCAAATGAGTGGCGCAGCATTACTTGCTGGTTTGATCCAACAAACAGATTTAACAGCCCCTTACGCGGTTATCGTATTGATGGGTGGTTTATCACTGGTATTATTAGCAATCATGCTCACACCACGTCTTAATCATTGGCATCAAGAACAAGTACAGCATTAAATGCCGCAATGAGCGGGTTCGTCTACACTGAAAGAACGCGTTCATTACTTTATCTTGAAGTAATTTGGAGATATAAGGCCATCATAATGCAAAATGAAAAACACCCTCTTCCACACGAATTTCCAGAACACGCTATCGATATCGCGAAGTTAAAAAGCGATGATCCCGCATTTGCAGCCCTCG from Moritella marina ATCC 15381 encodes the following:
- a CDS encoding multidrug effflux MFS transporter — encoded protein: MRRNILPILMAMVVLSPLAIDIYLPSMPTMATEFQVSSSEIQSTLVLFLFAMGIGQILIGPLADRFGRRPVAIAGVVLYCLSSLLAAGAAEFHWLQIARVLQGIAACATSIVVFSAVRDSFDSKVSAHYYSYLNGVICVIPALAPTLGGLLALQFGWRSTFIFMAIYGLIILLLISRKLPETRPDNTDTSGSLYHWDRFKPVLHDAHFMFYAIACMVGMASILTYVSYAPDWLIRNLGIAELEFSGLFGLNAIVNIAACFAAPLVIKRFGNRPTVIIALLALLSSAALQLMVQQWGPTAGMAAAFAFMLPMMLLCIGFALLLGPATSMALAAFGERAGTAAAMLGCIQMSGAALLAGLIQQTDLTAPYAVIVLMGGLSLVLLAIMLTPRLNHWHQEQVQH
- a CDS encoding LysR family transcriptional regulator, with protein sequence MNLDNLAKIDLNLLVILQILLEEESVTRAASRLHLSQSALSKSLNRLRDTLGDPLFLRTAHGLKPTAHALQLKLQLPTILQGLYQISLPPSFMPEKSHRQFSFAMLESAYETLLPYYIGPILSQAPKLNLEIYGWNEKSLLDLQQGQIDFGITARELHPTADFRLNNLPEGIAHQRLLTDSQVCLVRSNHPMLESIKAGVWDVDTYLSMSHVQVRCEGNDWWLLDYQLAESGQHRHICATLPDFYGAASVCAHSDLVFTLPSSFVSHAQKLYDLVQLPLPIDFSSLVYVLLWHERNNDEPGHKWVRDMICQSVENK